One segment of Geomonas ferrireducens DNA contains the following:
- a CDS encoding rod-binding protein yields the protein MELKSIPDNTLPVADLRAQKGRQEQNPEQIRKVARDFEAMFVSMMLKSMRETVGKDTLTGGGKGEETFRSLLDQEYANAAVQGGGIGLAKTIERELSRAYGAPAPAPAKGGHDAD from the coding sequence ATGGAGCTTAAGTCGATACCGGACAACACGCTGCCGGTCGCGGACCTGAGGGCGCAAAAGGGGCGGCAGGAGCAAAACCCCGAGCAGATCCGCAAGGTGGCGCGCGACTTCGAGGCGATGTTCGTCTCCATGATGCTCAAATCGATGCGGGAAACGGTGGGGAAAGACACCCTCACCGGCGGCGGCAAGGGGGAAGAGACCTTCCGCTCCCTGCTCGACCAGGAGTACGCCAACGCCGCGGTGCAGGGAGGCGGCATAGGACTGGCAAAGACCATAGAGAGGGAACTCTCTCGCGCTTACGGCGCACCGGCTCCGGCTCCGGCTAAGGGGGGGCACGATGCGGATTGA
- the flgM gene encoding flagellar biosynthesis anti-sigma factor FlgM, producing MRIEGSAYVVDLNRSQQVRNDNQQAQAVQGSRPAGRVINIDRVEISQKARELQTLKDEVAAMPDVRLDRVALAKQNLQNGGYRVDPSVLAQKMMDAYGKSR from the coding sequence ATGCGGATTGAAGGCTCTGCCTACGTAGTCGACCTTAACCGCTCCCAGCAGGTCCGAAACGACAACCAGCAGGCCCAGGCGGTCCAGGGCTCCCGTCCCGCCGGGCGGGTCATCAACATAGACCGCGTGGAGATCTCCCAGAAGGCGAGGGAGCTGCAGACGCTCAAGGACGAGGTGGCGGCCATGCCGGACGTGAGGCTCGACCGGGTGGCGCTTGCCAAACAGAACCTGCAAAACGGAGGGTACCGCGTGGACCCCTCCGTTTTGGCGCAGAAGATGATGGACGCGTACGGAAAGTCGCGTTAA
- a CDS encoding flagellar protein FlgN: protein MDRSIAELIAALCEKGILLDQLQALLKEEENCMISLDLARMEENQQEIAAGMERLAKLSEQCRLMIASIGTELGMPGNQTLSPIIERLGAAQKRALTEAQQSVAGNAKALQGALSLHRRLIEDSLNVVGNSVNFFNRIFNPGHTYGVAGAFVNGGRGTSGFVSKEI from the coding sequence ATGGATCGCAGCATAGCGGAACTGATAGCGGCCCTGTGCGAGAAGGGGATACTCCTGGACCAGTTGCAGGCCCTCCTCAAGGAGGAGGAGAACTGCATGATTTCGCTGGACCTCGCGAGGATGGAGGAGAACCAGCAGGAGATCGCGGCGGGGATGGAGCGCCTGGCGAAGCTCTCTGAGCAGTGCCGGCTCATGATCGCGTCGATTGGCACCGAGCTCGGCATGCCGGGGAACCAGACGCTCTCGCCGATCATCGAGCGCCTGGGGGCCGCGCAGAAGCGGGCGCTTACCGAGGCGCAGCAGTCGGTTGCCGGCAACGCAAAGGCCCTGCAGGGGGCGCTCTCCCTGCACCGGCGCCTCATCGAGGACTCCCTGAACGTGGTGGGGAATTCGGTGAACTTCTTCAACCGCATCTTCAACCCCGGCCACACCTACGGCGTTGCGGGCGCCTTCGTGAACGGCGGACGCGGCACCTCCGGCTTCGTCAGCAAGGAGATCTAG
- the flgK gene encoding flagellar hook-associated protein FlgK codes for MGLNTIFDIASSGITAQRLALEVTGENIANVNTDGYSRQRVIMENKPVTTANGFPLGTGVEVASVQRSYDSMLQLQLVNANSSYQESLAQQSSLEQIEASFNSLTSDGLGAAVTNFFGAFQDLSVNPSGAAERQAVLTRAQIMVDSFHQADTSLTSIASTADQNLVGITAEVTDNARNLALVNQQILATNAVGGNANELFDQRDLLLRKLSEQTGITSSIGNDGTASVTLAGGAQLVAGTKYATLYTNATGTPAANDIMISGLGNPPPANAPGTDTVVATVGDGATIGGKLGGTMEVRDSIVPKYRSMLDEMANQVVTQVNTLHAAGYALDGTTGNDFFDASGVTAKDIALDSGISAVKIAAALPTASDPVPTSSGNNVNALKLANLSSTSLAFSTGSATFGNFYNSMVSQVGVDTEGVQNVTTQNAAFLKQLNALRASNSEVSLDEELLNLTKYQRAFQGAAKVVTAGSDMLDTILGMVR; via the coding sequence ATGGGCCTCAACACCATCTTCGACATAGCCTCCTCCGGGATCACGGCGCAGCGTCTTGCCCTCGAGGTCACCGGCGAGAACATCGCCAACGTCAACACCGATGGGTACTCCAGGCAGCGGGTGATCATGGAGAACAAGCCGGTCACCACGGCGAACGGCTTCCCTCTCGGGACCGGGGTCGAGGTCGCGTCGGTGCAGCGCTCCTACGACAGCATGCTCCAGTTGCAGCTCGTGAACGCGAACAGCAGCTACCAGGAGAGCCTCGCCCAGCAGTCGTCCCTCGAGCAGATCGAGGCGAGCTTCAACTCGCTCACCTCCGACGGGCTCGGCGCCGCGGTGACCAACTTCTTCGGCGCCTTCCAGGACCTCTCGGTGAACCCCTCCGGGGCGGCCGAAAGGCAGGCGGTGCTGACCCGGGCCCAGATCATGGTGGACAGCTTCCACCAGGCCGACACGAGCCTCACCTCGATCGCCTCCACCGCGGACCAGAACCTGGTCGGCATCACCGCCGAGGTGACCGACAACGCCAGAAACTTAGCCCTGGTGAACCAGCAGATCCTCGCCACCAACGCGGTCGGGGGGAACGCCAACGAGCTCTTCGACCAGCGCGACCTCCTGCTCAGAAAGCTCTCCGAGCAGACCGGCATCACGTCCAGCATCGGCAACGACGGCACCGCCTCGGTCACCCTGGCCGGAGGCGCCCAATTGGTCGCCGGCACCAAATACGCCACCCTCTACACCAACGCAACCGGTACGCCCGCCGCTAACGACATCATGATCTCGGGGCTCGGCAACCCGCCTCCCGCCAACGCGCCGGGGACGGACACCGTCGTCGCCACGGTGGGGGACGGCGCCACGATCGGCGGGAAGCTCGGCGGTACCATGGAGGTCAGGGACAGCATCGTTCCCAAGTACCGCTCCATGCTCGACGAGATGGCGAACCAGGTGGTCACCCAGGTGAACACGCTGCACGCTGCGGGTTACGCCCTGGACGGGACGACCGGCAACGACTTCTTCGACGCCTCCGGGGTAACCGCGAAGGACATCGCGCTCGACTCGGGGATCTCCGCGGTCAAAATCGCCGCCGCCCTGCCGACCGCAAGCGACCCGGTCCCGACCAGCAGCGGCAACAACGTGAACGCCCTCAAGCTCGCCAACCTCTCGAGCACGAGTCTCGCTTTCAGCACCGGCAGCGCGACCTTCGGCAACTTCTACAACTCCATGGTCTCACAGGTGGGGGTGGATACCGAGGGGGTGCAGAACGTGACCACCCAGAACGCCGCCTTTTTGAAACAGTTGAACGCCCTGCGCGCCTCGAACTCCGAGGTCTCGCTCGACGAGGAACTTCTGAACCTCACCAAGTACCAGCGTGCCTTCCAGGGGGCCGCCAAGGTGGTCACCGCGGGCAGCGACATGCTCGACACCATCCTCGGCATGGTGCGATAG
- a CDS encoding flagellin N-terminal helical domain-containing protein produces the protein MRITPGMSADNAIYNLQQGRTAIDQLQEQLASGYNINRPSDDPLSTRQLLDLQEQIDAGNQYSSNITKTETLLNVSNTALSSMADLMQQVKKISGDMVTGTLDATTTASAITNLTQLKSQLIDMGNTRLGDQYVFGGYSTSQPFSSTGAFSGTTDILSVEVSPNSYVGATVSGADLLRGGKPPATVGSGATAGQGPIDILGSIDALITAIGNKDSAGILDGVKNLKAGADQVNVALSDVGGRLVRLDNMKNMITNNQNTLKTVFGDIQNVDYAKAGVLLSQQTTAFNAALSATAKLSQLSLLDYMN, from the coding sequence ATGAGAATCACGCCCGGCATGAGCGCCGATAACGCGATCTACAACCTGCAGCAGGGGCGCACCGCCATCGACCAGCTCCAGGAGCAGCTCGCCTCCGGCTACAACATCAACCGACCCAGCGACGATCCGCTCTCGACGCGGCAACTGCTCGACCTGCAGGAGCAGATCGACGCCGGCAACCAGTACAGCTCCAACATCACCAAGACCGAGACCCTGTTGAACGTCTCCAACACCGCCCTCTCCAGCATGGCGGACCTGATGCAGCAGGTGAAGAAGATCTCCGGGGACATGGTGACCGGAACCCTCGACGCGACCACCACGGCGAGCGCGATCACCAACCTCACCCAGCTGAAGAGCCAGTTGATCGACATGGGGAACACCCGCCTCGGGGACCAGTACGTCTTCGGCGGCTACTCGACCAGCCAGCCCTTCAGCTCCACGGGCGCCTTCAGCGGCACCACCGACATCCTGAGCGTCGAGGTCTCCCCGAACAGCTACGTGGGGGCCACCGTGAGCGGGGCGGACCTGTTGCGCGGCGGCAAGCCGCCGGCAACGGTGGGAAGCGGCGCCACCGCGGGGCAGGGTCCGATCGACATCCTGGGCTCCATCGACGCCCTCATCACCGCGATCGGCAACAAGGACAGTGCCGGTATCCTCGACGGGGTCAAGAACCTCAAGGCGGGGGCGGACCAGGTCAACGTGGCGCTTTCCGACGTGGGTGGGAGGCTCGTGCGCCTGGACAACATGAAGAACATGATCACCAACAACCAGAACACGCTGAAGACGGTCTTCGGCGATATCCAGAACGTGGACTACGCGAAGGCCGGGGTGCTTTTGTCCCAGCAGACCACCGCCTTCAACGCGGCGCTTTCCGCAACGGCAAAGCTTAGCCAGCTTTCGCTTCTGGACTACATGAACTAG
- a CDS encoding flagellar FlbD family protein has protein sequence MIKVTTRDGTEMYLNPDLIEIITETPDTHITLSNGNRYLVLEPARVVIDRIVTFKAHVFRQASSSVARRYLRRRDAERYHPNCKI, from the coding sequence ATGATCAAGGTGACAACACGCGACGGCACCGAGATGTACCTGAACCCGGACCTGATCGAGATCATCACGGAGACCCCGGACACGCACATCACCCTTTCCAACGGCAACCGCTACCTCGTGCTGGAACCGGCACGAGTGGTGATCGACCGGATCGTAACCTTCAAGGCGCACGTGTTCCGGCAGGCTTCGTCGAGCGTTGCCCGCCGCTACCTGCGCAGAAGGGACGCGGAGCGCTACCACCCGAACTGCAAGATCTAA
- a CDS encoding flagellar motor protein, with translation MDLSTIIGITLGLFAVFGGAALEGLHMSALIQPTAAIIVLGGTAAATIVSFPLPILLTALKDLKKVFMPPKEDPEGVIKNIINYAAKARRNGLISLEQEAQTVKDSFTKKGISLVVDGIDPQKLRETMEIELGSFEAHGKHSAEVFEAAGGFAPTIGIIGAVLGLIHVMSNLSDPSKLGGGIAVAFVATIYGLMTANIFCIPFGTKLKIRLKEELLQKEMVIEGLIAIQNGENPHFIEQKLRAYLHDGGEKKGK, from the coding sequence ATGGATTTATCGACCATAATCGGAATAACGCTGGGGCTTTTCGCGGTCTTCGGCGGTGCGGCCCTCGAGGGTCTGCACATGTCGGCGCTCATCCAGCCGACCGCTGCCATCATCGTGCTCGGCGGCACCGCGGCGGCGACCATCGTCAGCTTCCCGCTGCCGATCCTGCTCACCGCGCTGAAGGACCTGAAGAAGGTCTTCATGCCCCCGAAAGAAGACCCCGAAGGGGTGATCAAGAACATCATCAACTACGCCGCCAAGGCACGCAGAAACGGCCTCATTTCGCTGGAGCAGGAAGCGCAGACGGTGAAGGATTCCTTCACCAAGAAGGGGATCTCGCTCGTCGTCGACGGCATCGACCCGCAGAAGCTCAGGGAGACCATGGAGATCGAGCTCGGCTCCTTCGAGGCCCATGGCAAGCACAGCGCGGAGGTCTTCGAGGCTGCGGGCGGCTTCGCCCCGACCATCGGCATCATCGGCGCCGTGCTCGGCCTGATCCACGTCATGAGCAACCTCTCCGACCCCTCCAAACTCGGCGGCGGTATCGCCGTCGCCTTCGTGGCCACCATCTACGGTCTTATGACCGCCAACATCTTCTGCATCCCATTCGGCACCAAGCTGAAGATCCGCTTGAAGGAGGAGCTGTTGCAGAAAGAGATGGTCATCGAGGGACTCATCGCCATCCAAAACGGTGAGAACCCCCACTTCATCGAGCAGAAGCTCAGGGCCTACCTGCACGATGGCGGGGAGAAGAAGGGGAAGTAG
- a CDS encoding OmpA/MotB family protein codes for MAKKKEHEKEPNHERWLVSYADFITLLFAVFVTLYAMSQTDKKKAEEVLASMRESFGYSTTSAGAKPTVIDAGSMSVIPSMHKMTQAPKRGKSHGSEQDFRATKASIEAYLMKVGAQNKVSVSVTQRGLVVSLKEAGFFDSGSATLRSGSYALLNDVVASLASYSNGVRVEGHTDNVPISSAAFPSNWELSTARATNVLRYLVKQEDFDPANISAAGYGEYRPVADNSDADGRAKNRRVDIVLLNEQSERNEP; via the coding sequence ATGGCTAAGAAGAAGGAACATGAAAAGGAACCGAACCACGAGCGGTGGCTCGTTTCCTATGCCGACTTCATCACGCTGCTCTTCGCGGTGTTCGTGACGCTCTACGCCATGAGCCAGACCGACAAGAAGAAGGCCGAAGAGGTGCTCGCCTCGATGCGGGAATCCTTCGGTTACAGCACCACCAGCGCCGGCGCCAAGCCCACCGTGATCGATGCCGGCTCCATGAGCGTGATCCCCTCGATGCACAAGATGACGCAGGCTCCAAAGCGTGGGAAGAGCCACGGCAGCGAGCAGGATTTCCGGGCCACCAAGGCCTCCATCGAGGCTTATCTGATGAAGGTGGGGGCGCAGAACAAGGTCTCCGTTTCGGTTACCCAGCGCGGGCTCGTGGTGAGTCTAAAAGAGGCGGGATTCTTCGATTCCGGGAGTGCCACCCTGAGGTCCGGCTCCTACGCCCTCTTAAACGACGTGGTCGCCTCGCTTGCCAGTTATTCCAACGGCGTGCGGGTCGAGGGGCACACCGACAACGTTCCCATCAGTTCCGCCGCGTTCCCGTCGAACTGGGAGCTTTCCACGGCGCGCGCCACCAACGTGTTGCGCTACCTGGTGAAGCAGGAAGATTTCGATCCCGCCAACATATCCGCCGCCGGATACGGGGAGTACCGACCGGTCGCCGACAACAGCGATGCAGACGGGCGCGCCAAGAACCGCCGCGTCGACATCGTCCTTCTCAACGAGCAAAGCGAGCGCAACGAGCCTTAG